One Malania oleifera isolate guangnan ecotype guangnan chromosome 10, ASM2987363v1, whole genome shotgun sequence genomic region harbors:
- the LOC131165659 gene encoding auxin response factor 16-like has product MFCYRLREQLPRERANSRRSFFQCKGFNCLQNTITNYMNKSTKGMEKGLDYHLWHACAGGMVQMPPVNSKVFYFPQGHAEHAHGNVEFRNFPRIPSQILCRVSAIKYLADPETDEVFSRLSLVPLRTAEIDLEDDGVLERNGSEVSEKPVSFAKTLTQSDANNGGGFSVPRYCAETIFPRLDYRAEPPVQTILAKDVHGETWKFRHIYRGTPRRHLLTTGWSNFVNQKKLVAGDSIVFLRAEHGDLCVGIRRAKRGIGDGLEYPSGWSPASASCSPLCGGFSVFLREDENRLMQANGNGCSQGRGRVRPESVIEAATLAAAGQPFEVVYYPRASSPEFCVKVASLRAAMQIQWCSGMRFKMAFETEDSSRISWFMGTVSSVQVADPIHWPNSPWRLLQVTWDEPDLLQNVKRVSPWLVELASNMPAANLSPFSPPLRKKLRLPQNSDFSLLGQLPVPSFSSNLLRSNDLLCYLSDHIPGGIQGARHAQFGLPSSDLHFNKQQSGQFPINFHRLCHTAPPSTFPSDGFVGNPKNDENISCLLTMGNSTPSTRENNNAKKPRLVLFGQPILTEQQISQSCSNETGRNSSSDGNTEKTTNISVSLGSACHALESSADEGGTWYKNLQKTKLGLETGHCKVFMESEDVGQTLDLSVLGSYEELYRKLADMFGLGRAEMPSSVLYRDEADAIKHTGDEPFSEFLKTAKRLTILADSISENMGR; this is encoded by the exons ATGTTCTGTTATCGGTTAAGAGAG CAGTTGCCGAGAGAAAGAGCAAACAGTAGAAGAAGTTTTTTCCAGTGCAAAGGCTTTAATTGCCTTCAAAATACAATTACGAATTACATGAATAAGTCTACAAAGGGCATGGAGAAGGGCTTGGATTACCATTTATGGCATGCCTGCGCTGGTGGGATGGTGCAGATGCCGCCGGTTAACTCAAAGGTCTTCTACTTCCCTCAGGGCCACGCCGAACACGCCCACGGTAATGTAGAATTCAGGAACTTCCCAAGAATTCCTTCCCAGATTCTCTGCAGAGTATCTGCCATAAAGTATTTGGCAGATCCTGAGACTGATGAGGTTTTTTCAAGATTAAGTTTAGTGCCTTTAAGAACTGCAGAGATTGATTTAGAAGATGATGGGGTTCTGGAGAGGAATGGGTCTGAGGTTTCAGAGAAACCAGTGTCCTTTGCTAAGACATTGACACAATCTGATGCCAATAATGGGGGAGGTTTCTCCGTTCCCCGTTACTGTGCGGAGACTATTTTTCCGCGGCTGGACTATAGGGCAGAACCTCCGGTGCAGACCATCCTTGCAAAGGATGTTCATGGGGAGACTTGGAAGTTCCGCCACATATATAGGGGAACCCCCCGTCGCCATCTTTTGACAACCGGGTGGAGTAACTTTGTGAACCAGAAGAAACTTGTTGCTGGGGATTCTATTGTGTTCTTGAGGGCAGAACATGGAGATCTGTGCGTGGGAATTCGGCGGGCGAAGAGGGGAATTGGTGATGGACTTGAGTACCCATCTGGATGGAGCCCTGCATCTGCAAGCTGCAGCCCACTCTGTGGTGGGTTTTCTGTTTTCTTGAGGGAGGATGAGAATAGACTAATGCAAGCAAATGGCAACGGGTGTTCGCAGGGAAGGGGACGAGTGAGACCGGAATCTGTCATTGAGGCTGCAACTCTTGCTGCTGCTGGGCAGCCATTTGAGGTTGTTTACTATCCGCGCGCAAGCAGTCCAGAGTTTTGTGTCAAGGTGGCGTCCTTGAGAGCTGCAATGCAAATCCAGTGGTGTTCTGGAATGAGGTTCAAGATGGCCTTTGAAACCGAGGACTCGTCTCGGATAAGCTGGTTCATGGGAACTGTATCTTCTGTTCAGGTTGCTGACCCGATCCATTGGCCTAATTCTCCATGGAGGCTTCTCCAG GTAACATGGGATGAGCCAGATTTGCTCCAGAACGTTAAGCGAGTCAGCCCATGGCTGGTCGAGTTGGCATCAAATATGCCTGCCGCCAATCTTTCCCCCTTCTCGCCACCACTAAGAAAGAAGCTACGGCTTCCGCAAAACTCAGATTTCTCCCTGCTTGGCCAACTTCCGGTGCCATCTTTTTCCAGCAATCTACTCAGGTCCAATGACCTCTTGTGCTATTTATCTGACCACATTCCTGGAGGCATACAGGGAGCCAGGCATGCTCAATTTGGACTACCTTCATCAGATCTCCATTTCAACAAACAACAATCAGGTCAATTTCCAATCAATTTCCATCGGCTTTGTCACACTGCTCCACCCTCCACATTCCCAAGTGATGGCTTTGTGGGCAATcccaaaaatgatgaaaatatatcCTGCTTGTTGACAATGGGCAATTCCACCCCGAGCACAAGGGAAAACAACAATGCAAAGAAGCCCCGGTTAGTACTATTTGGTCAGCCTATACTTACTGAGCAGCAGATTTCTCAAAGCTGCTCTAATGAGACGGGCAGAAATAGTTCATCAGATGGGAATACTGAGAAGACAACAAACATCTCTGTTAGTCTTGGCTCTGCATGTCATGCTCTGGAAAGTTCTGCAGATGAAGGGGGGACCTGGTACAAAAATCTCCAAAAAACCAAGCTTGGGTTGGAAACTGGTCACTGCAAGGTATTCATGGAGTCGGAAGACGTGGGTCAGACTCTTGACCTCTCAGTCCTTGGGTCATACGAAGAGCTGTACAGGAAGCTCGCCGACATGTTTGGCTTGGGAAGAGCAGAAATGCCAAGCAGCGTGCTGTACCGGGATGAGGCAGATGCCATTAAGCACACTGGAGATGAACCCTTCAG TGAGTTTTTAAAGACGGCGAAAAGGCTAACGATTTTAGCAGATTCGATCAGTGAGAATATGGGAAGGTAA